In Glycine max cultivar Williams 82 chromosome 7, Glycine_max_v4.0, whole genome shotgun sequence, a single window of DNA contains:
- the LOC106799409 gene encoding zinc finger BED domain-containing protein DAYSLEEPER: protein MEFVARATPDNNDEISDSGTQPNKQMRKKSMVWDYFTVETVGAGCTRAYCKQCKKSFSYITDSKLSGTSHLKRHISLGICRVLWEKNQQRSYPKTGGSLDTANPPKKQPRATPGFAGNGISFDQERCNHDVAKMIILHDYPLHIVKQQGFIDFVRILQPQFNPLCLNSVEGDCVAIYLRKKQNLLNVINGIPGQVNLTLDLWTSNQAMGYVFVRGHFIDSDWKLHRPILNVVTVPFPVSDDSLNQTLVTCLSDWHLEGRLFTLALDKSFSSEAVMGNLRGLLFVKNPAILNGQLLNQNCYARVLSRLAADALWTMRETICKVRESVKHVKSSESHKRKFIELKQHLQVPSMMDLSIDDQCKWDTTYHMLVAACELKEVFTCLDTIDPDYRMTLTMGDWKQVDTLCTYLKYLYDAAIILTVQPCPTSNLFFAEVSKVQVELTHAAFSQDPFLSSLFLPLHKNFDQYWRESCLILAIAVAMDPRHKMKLVEFTFAKIFGENAEEWIKIVEDGLRELFIEYSMQMFLTTTNGDEGDDIMIKKTFLEGSIDCSLFVDGDEFSDYEFYISDFTGNPQFKSELDEYLDEPLLTRVEEFDILSWWRVNGLKYPTLSRIASDILSLPVSTLSADSIFDMQIRKMDSYRSSLSSLTLEALICAKDWFQSE, encoded by the coding sequence ATGGAGTTTGTTGCTCGTGCTACCCCTGATAATAATGATGAGATATCTGATTCAGGAACACAACCCAATAAGCAGATGAGAAAGAAGTCTATGGTGTGGGACTACTTCACAGTGGAAACTGTTGGAGCTGGATGTACCAGGGCCTACTGTAAACAGtgcaaaaaatcattttcttatATAACTGATTCAAAATTATCTGGCACAAGCCATCTGAAAAGACACATTTCTTTGGGAATCTGTCGAGTGCTTTGGGAGAAAAACCAACAAAGATCATATCCCAAAACTGGTGGCTCTCTAGATACTGCCAATCCACCCAAGAAACAGCCAAGAGCAACACCTGGGTTTGCTGGTAATGGCATCTCATTTGATCAGGAGCGTTGCAACCATGATGTcgctaaaatgataattttacatGATTATCCACTTCATATTGTGAAACAACAGGGTTTCATTGATTTTGTGCGGATTCTTCAACCCCAGTTCAATCCATTATGTCTAAATTCTGTTGAAGGGGATTGTGTCGCTATCTACCTCAGAAAAAAGCAAAATCTGTTGAATGTTATTAATGGGATTCCTGGCCAAGTAAACCTGACATTGGATTTGTGGACTTCCAACCAGGCAATGGGCTATGTTTTTGTTCGAGGACACTTCATTGATAGTGATTGGAAATTACATCGTCCTATTCTCAATGTTGTTACAGTACCATTTCCTGTTTCTGATGACTCTTTAAATCAAACTTTAGTAACCTGCCTATCTGATTGGCATTTGGAGGGTCGGCTGTTTACCCTTGCACTTGATAAATCCTTTTCCAGTGAAGCTGTGATGGGAAATCTGAGAGGCCTTCTCTTTGTTAAGAACCCTGCAATCCTCAATGGTCAGTTGTTAAACCAGAATTGTTATGCTCGTGTTCTTAGTCGTCTTGCAGCAGATGCACTATGGACAATGAGAGAAACTATTTGCAAAGTTCGTGAAAGTGTAAAGCATGTGAAATCTTCTGAATCCCATAAAAGGAAGTTTATCGAGCTGAAGCAACATCTACAAGTACCTAGTATGATGGACCTTTCAATTGATGACCAGTGTAAATGGGACACAACATATCATATGCTTGTAGCTGCCTGTGAATTAAAGGAAGTCTTCACTTGCCTTGATACCATTGATCCTGATTACAGAATGACTCTAACAATGGGTGACTGGAAGCAGGTTGACACCCTGTGCACATATTTGAAGTATTTGTATGATGCAGCTATTATTTTGACTGTGCAACCATGCCCAACTTCAAACTTGTTTTTTGCTGAAGTGTCAAAAGTTCAGGTGGAGTTGACACATGCGGCCTTCAGCCAGGATCCTTTCCTTAGCAGTTTGTTTTTGCCTTTGCACAAGAACTTTGACCAATATTGGAGAGAAAGCTGCCTCATCTTGGCAATTGCTGTAGCTATGGACCCAAGGCATAAAATGAAACTTGTCGAATTCACCTTTGCTAAGATATTTGGTGAGAATGCTGAGGAATGGATAAAAATAGTTGAGGATGGTCTTCGTGAACTTTTTATTGAATATAGCATGCAAATGTTCCTTACAACAACAAATGGCGATGAAGGGGATgacattatgataaaaaaaacatttctagAAGGGTCAATTGACTGCTCACTTTTTGTTGACGGGGATGAATTTTCGGATTATGAATTCTACATATCTGATTTTACGGGTAACCCACAATTTAAGTCAGAATTGGATGAGTACTTGGACGAGCCTCTGCTGACCAGAGTGGAAGAATTTGATATTCTGAGCTGGTGGAGAGTAAATGGATTGAAGTACCCGACATTGTCTAGAATCGCATCTGATATCTTGTCTTTACCAGTTTCCACTCTGTCTGCAGATTCCATTTTTGACATGCAAATTAGAAAAATGGATAGCTACCGGAGTTCTTTAAGCTCCCTGACCCTTGAGGCCCTTATTTGTGCCAAAGATTGGTTCCAGTCTGAATGA
- the LOC100811698 gene encoding signal recognition particle 54 kDa protein 2 — protein sequence MVLAELGGSISRALQQMSNATIIDEKVLNDCLNDITRALLQSDVQFKLVRDMQTNIKNIVNLEDLAAGHNKRRIIQQAVFNELCKILDPGKPSFTPKKGKTSVVMFVGLQGSGKTTTCTKYAFYHQKKGWKPALVCADTFRAGAFDQLKQNATKAKIPFYGSYMESDPVKIAVEGVERFKQENCDLIIVDTSGRHKQEAALFEEMRQVSEATKPDLVIFVMDSSIGQAAFDQAQAFKQSVAVGAVIVTKMDGHAKGGGALSAVAATKSPVIFIGTGEHMDEFEVFDVKPFVSRLLGMGDWSGFMDKIHEVVPMDQQPELLQKLSEGNFTLRIMYEQFQNLLKMGPISQVFSMLPGFSAELMPKGREKESQAKIKRYMTMMDSMTNEELDSSNPKLMNESRMMRIARGSGRPVREVMEMLEEYKRLAKIWSKMKGLKIPKKGEMSALSRNMNAQHMSKVLPPQMLKQIGGMGGLQSLMKQMGSAKDMMGMFGGGGD from the exons ATGGTTCTCGCGGAGTTAGGAGGGAGCATTTCGCGTGCTCTTCAGCAGATGAGCAATGCGACGATCATCGACGAGAAAGTCCTCAACGATTGCCTCAACGACATCACGCGCGCGCTTCTCCAATCCGATGTTCAGTTCAAGCTCGTCCGCGACATGCAGACCAACATCAAGAACATTGTCAACCTCGAAGACCTCGCCGCAGGTCACAACAAGCGCAGGATCATCCAGCAGGCCGTCTTCAACGAGCTCTGCAAGATCCTCGATCCCGGAAAACCCTCTTTTACCCCTAAAAAGGGCAAAACCAGCGTCGTCATGTTCGTTGGCCTGCAAG GATCTGGCAAAACGACGACGTGTACGAAATACGCGTTTTATCATCAGAAGAAAGGGTGGAAGCCTGCTCTGGTGTGTGCGGATACGTTCAGAGCTGGTGCTTTTGATCAGTTGAAGCAAAACGCTACTAAAGCGAAGATCCCTTTCTATGGAAG CTATATGGAGTCAGATCCTGTGAAAATTGCTGTGGAAGGGGTTGAACGATTCAAGCAAGAAAACTGTGATCTTATAATTGTTGACACTAGTGGGCGGCACAAGCAAGAAGCTGCTCTTTTTGAAGAAATGCGCCAAGTTTCAGAAGCAACG AAACCAGATCTTGTTATATTCGTTATGGATAGCAGTATCGGTCAGGCTGCTTTTGATCAGGCTCAAGCATTTAAACAGAGTGTTGCAGTTGGAGCTGTCATTGTCACTAAAATGGATGGCCATGCAAAGGGTGGTGGGGCTCTTAGTGC TGTAGCAGCAACAAAGAGTCCTGTCATATTCATTGGAACTGGAGAACACATGGATGAATTTGAAGTTTTTGATGTTAAACCATTTGTCAGTCGTCTACTAG GCATGGGAGACTGGTCTGGGTTCATGGATAAAATTCATGAAGTTGTTCCTATGGATCAACAACCTGAACTGCTTCAAAAGCTGTCAGAAGGAAACTTCACCTTGAGGATTATGTATGAGCAGTTTCAGAACTTACTTAAAATGGGTCCCATCAGCCAG GTCTTTTCTATGCTACCAGGATTTAGTGCTGAATTAATGCCAAAAGGCCGTGAGAAGGAAAGCCAGGCAAAAATTAAACGTTACATGACAATGATGGACTCGATGACAAATGAAG AGTTGGATAGTTCAAACCCAAAGCTCATGAATGAGTCCCGAATGATGCGAATAGCTCGAGGTTCTGGTCGTCCAGTTAGGGAAGTAATGGAAATGTTAGAAGAGTACAAACGTCTTGCAAAGATATGGAGCAAAATGAAAGGGCTTAAAATACCTAAGAAGGGTGAAATGAGCGCCTTATCCCGAAATATGAATGCTCAACACATGAGCAAAGTCCTCCCTCCTCAGATGCTAAAGCAAATTGGAGGCATGGGTGGGTTACAAAGCTTGATGAAGCAGATGGGGTCTGCTAAAGATATGATGGGAATGTTTGGCGGTGGTGGTGATTAG
- the LOC100807417 gene encoding cis-3-alkyl-4-alkyloxetan-2-one decarboxylase isoform X2, with protein sequence MSQLSDAGFHCFAPDWIGFGFSDKPQPGYGFNYTEKEFHDALDKLLEVLGVKSPFFLVVQGFLVGSYGLTWALKNSSKISKLAILNSPLTDSSPIPGLFQKLRIPLYGEFTSQNAIIAERFIEGGSPYVLKNEKADVYRLPYLASSGPGFALLEAARKANFKGTFSEISAGFTTERWDKPILLAWGLSDKYLPQSVAEQFQKGNPAQIQLKLIEGAGHMPQEDWPEKVVDAFRMFF encoded by the exons ATGTCTCAG TTGTCGGATGCCGGGTTCCACTGCTTTGCACCAGACTGGATAGGATTTGGTTTCAGTGACAAACCACAACCAGGATATGGTTTTAATTACACAG AAAAGGAGTTCCATGATGCATTGGATAAGCTGCTTGAGGTGCTGGGGGTCAAATCTCCTTTTTTCCTAGTTGTTCAG GGATTTCTTGTAGGCTCATATGGACTAACTTGGGCCCTGAAGAACTCAAGCAAGATATCAAAGCTGGCTATACTAAACAGTCCACTAACAGATTCATCTCCCATTCCTGGACTTTTTCAGAAGCTAAG AATTCCTCTATATGGTGAATTTACAAGCCAGAATGCTATTATTGCTGAGCGGTTTATTGAAGGAGGTAGCCC TTACGttctgaaaaatgaaaaggctGACGTGTACCGGCTACCTTATTTGGCAAGCAGTGGACCTGGATTTG CTCTACTTGAAGCTGCAAGAAAAGCTAACTTCAAAGGTACTTTCAGTGAAATATCAGCAGGATTTACAACTGAGAg ATGGGATAAACCAATACTACTTGCTTGGGGATTATCAGACAAGTACTTGCCCCAGTCTGTGGCAGAGCAGTTTCAGAAAGGAAATCCAGCACAAATCCAGCTTAAATTGATAGAAGGAGCTGGTCATATGCCACAAGAGGACTG GCCTGAGAAAGTTGTTGATGCTTTCAGAATGTTCTTCTGA
- the LOC100807417 gene encoding cis-3-alkyl-4-alkyloxetan-2-one decarboxylase isoform X1 yields MVFSAVFTPTLNLAISSSTYCCRRRTSSTTRRVVTVRASSTEKDESKDKDASAFNPFGFVTDNPSSRNAIQLPENPAEDGNVGQMLYRIEDKGKEYGSYVKSGKLRWFVRETGSANGRRGTIVFLHGAPTQSFSYRVVMSQLSDAGFHCFAPDWIGFGFSDKPQPGYGFNYTEKEFHDALDKLLEVLGVKSPFFLVVQGFLVGSYGLTWALKNSSKISKLAILNSPLTDSSPIPGLFQKLRIPLYGEFTSQNAIIAERFIEGGSPYVLKNEKADVYRLPYLASSGPGFALLEAARKANFKGTFSEISAGFTTERWDKPILLAWGLSDKYLPQSVAEQFQKGNPAQIQLKLIEGAGHMPQEDWPEKVVDAFRMFF; encoded by the exons ATGGTTTTTTCTGCTGTGTTCACTCCCACTCTCAACCTTGCCATTTCATCCAGCACATACTGTTGTAGAAGAAGAACATCATCTACCACAAGAAGAGTTGTTACAGTGAGAGCTAGCTCCACAGAGAAGGATGAATCCAAGGACAAAGATGCTTCAGCATTCAACCCTTTTGGGTTTGTCACTGACAACCCTTCTAGCCGAAATGCCATTCAACTGCCTGAAAACCCTGCTGAGGATGGCAACGTTGGCCAAATGCTATAT AGGATAGAAGACAAGGGCAAGGAATATGGGTCATATGTTAAATCTGGCAAGTTAAGATGGTTTGTGAGAGAAACTG GGTCAGCAAATGGCAGAAGAGGAACAATTGTCTTCCTTCATGGGGCCCCAACGCAATCTTTTAGCTACCGAGTTGTTATGTCTCAG TTGTCGGATGCCGGGTTCCACTGCTTTGCACCAGACTGGATAGGATTTGGTTTCAGTGACAAACCACAACCAGGATATGGTTTTAATTACACAG AAAAGGAGTTCCATGATGCATTGGATAAGCTGCTTGAGGTGCTGGGGGTCAAATCTCCTTTTTTCCTAGTTGTTCAG GGATTTCTTGTAGGCTCATATGGACTAACTTGGGCCCTGAAGAACTCAAGCAAGATATCAAAGCTGGCTATACTAAACAGTCCACTAACAGATTCATCTCCCATTCCTGGACTTTTTCAGAAGCTAAG AATTCCTCTATATGGTGAATTTACAAGCCAGAATGCTATTATTGCTGAGCGGTTTATTGAAGGAGGTAGCCC TTACGttctgaaaaatgaaaaggctGACGTGTACCGGCTACCTTATTTGGCAAGCAGTGGACCTGGATTTG CTCTACTTGAAGCTGCAAGAAAAGCTAACTTCAAAGGTACTTTCAGTGAAATATCAGCAGGATTTACAACTGAGAg ATGGGATAAACCAATACTACTTGCTTGGGGATTATCAGACAAGTACTTGCCCCAGTCTGTGGCAGAGCAGTTTCAGAAAGGAAATCCAGCACAAATCCAGCTTAAATTGATAGAAGGAGCTGGTCATATGCCACAAGAGGACTG GCCTGAGAAAGTTGTTGATGCTTTCAGAATGTTCTTCTGA